Proteins encoded by one window of Pseudomonas coleopterorum:
- a CDS encoding PPC domain-containing DNA-binding protein: MNTSAVLEPDLSPSTVQTGRLGRLVVARLKPNEDIVESAEALCVSHGIELAVIRGGLGSLIDAQLGYLGRQGMKTLTVPGPGVEILSISGEIVIGESRLQAVVADADGNIFAGRLERGRNLSFITVELTLQEWVPD; encoded by the coding sequence ATGAACACCAGCGCCGTACTCGAACCCGACCTGTCCCCTTCAACCGTCCAGACCGGCCGCCTGGGGCGTCTGGTGGTGGCGCGGCTCAAGCCCAACGAAGACATCGTTGAAAGCGCCGAAGCGCTGTGTGTCAGTCACGGCATTGAGCTGGCAGTGATTCGCGGCGGGTTGGGCAGCCTGATCGACGCACAGCTGGGCTATCTGGGACGGCAGGGCATGAAGACCTTGACCGTGCCCGGACCCGGCGTGGAGATACTGAGCATCAGTGGCGAGATCGTCATCGGTGAAAGCCGCCTGCAGGCGGTGGTGGCCGACGCCGACGGCAACATCTTTGCCGGACGCCTGGAGCGCGGCCGCAACCTGTCGTTCATCACCGTGGAACTGACCCTGCAGGAATGGGTGCCAGACTGA
- a CDS encoding acyl-CoA dehydrogenase family protein produces the protein MTHAAKVTPSPSPVAPLSVAQLLARAEQLLPAIAAGAAARERDRQLPYEAVAQIAQALLYTLRIPTRYGGPGGSVKDVVGLLVRIAAVDSNVAQALRPGFAFIEGLLVSRAEGAEQERQLWFARYLQGAVLGNAGWEVGGANGAISARIVREGDHYRANGSKFYSTGSLYADWISAVALDEHDQPLSFILPRDREGLVLLDDFDAMGQRLTASGTTRLDNVQVYAHEVRTRTVEEGKRTLVTPFLQLFLASVQAGIARNALNDAVAFARHHARPIKHSSADQSVDDPYVALSVGEISARAYTAEAVVLKAAEAIDRAWAAGLDPAAVDEAAIEVAQAQYIAAECALKAAERVFDVGGASTTGRGHNLDRHWRNARTVANHNPRDWKAAAVGTWQLKGTPPPTSGLF, from the coding sequence ATGACTCACGCTGCCAAGGTCACGCCTTCCCCTTCACCCGTAGCGCCACTGAGCGTGGCGCAATTGCTGGCACGTGCCGAGCAGTTGCTGCCGGCCATCGCTGCCGGCGCCGCTGCGCGCGAGCGTGACCGGCAACTGCCCTACGAGGCCGTCGCACAGATCGCCCAAGCGTTGCTCTATACCCTGCGCATCCCCACCCGCTATGGTGGCCCTGGCGGCTCGGTGAAGGACGTCGTCGGCCTGCTGGTGCGCATCGCCGCGGTGGACTCCAATGTCGCCCAGGCCTTGCGTCCCGGCTTCGCGTTCATCGAGGGGCTGCTGGTGTCTCGGGCCGAAGGCGCCGAGCAGGAGCGTCAGCTCTGGTTCGCCCGTTACCTGCAAGGAGCGGTCCTGGGCAACGCCGGTTGGGAAGTCGGCGGTGCCAACGGTGCCATCAGCGCCCGCATCGTGCGCGAAGGTGATCACTACCGGGCCAACGGCAGCAAGTTCTACAGCACCGGCTCGCTGTACGCCGACTGGATCAGCGCGGTGGCGCTGGACGAGCACGACCAGCCGCTGTCGTTCATCCTGCCCCGTGACCGCGAAGGGCTGGTGCTGCTGGACGATTTCGACGCCATGGGCCAGCGCCTCACCGCCAGTGGCACGACGCGGCTGGACAACGTGCAGGTCTATGCCCACGAGGTTCGCACGCGCACGGTGGAAGAGGGCAAGCGCACCCTGGTGACGCCGTTCCTGCAGCTGTTCCTGGCCTCGGTGCAGGCCGGAATCGCCCGCAACGCGTTGAACGATGCGGTGGCGTTCGCACGCCATCATGCGCGTCCGATCAAGCACAGCAGCGCCGACCAGTCGGTGGATGATCCTTATGTGGCGTTGAGCGTGGGCGAGATTTCGGCGCGTGCCTACACTGCGGAGGCGGTGGTGCTCAAGGCCGCCGAAGCGATCGATCGCGCCTGGGCGGCGGGGCTCGATCCGGCAGCGGTGGACGAGGCCGCGATCGAGGTGGCGCAGGCGCAATACATCGCCGCCGAATGCGCGCTCAAGGCGGCGGAACGAGTGTTCGATGTGGGCGGCGCCTCCACGACCGGGCGCGGCCATAACCTTGACCGGCACTGGCGCAACGCCCGCACCGTGGCCAATCACAACCCTCGTGACTGGAAAGCTGCGGCAGTGGGCACTTGGCAGCTCAAAGGCACACCGCCGCCGACCTCAGGGCTTTTCTGA
- a CDS encoding dipeptide ABC transporter ATP-binding protein, whose product MSHKTLIVEGLSVEFAGQSVVRNLSFTLEPGKTLALVGESGSGKSVTARSLIGLAGEGAQVRARRLHYGDLDLLALSDRQWRRVRGKDIGFVLQDALVSLDPLRPVGKEILEVLQTHGWGDRASRAARVLQLLERVGVPEPALRARQRSGELSGGLRQRALIASALALDPGLVIADEPTTALDATVQAQILGVLQAIKAQGSSLLIISHDLAVVAQLADEVLVLQHGEVVEQGSMHQVLTAPRHPYTRSLLDAVPAEHERGTRLSPGQPAATLARAPRLDQPVLLHARGLGKRYVGPDQHVRQVVDGVDFELRAGQTLGIVGESGSGKTTVARMALGLLETDDGQVRFLDQPWNGSADARVAESQRRALRRDISVIYQDPLSSFDPRWSVGQILADALDVAGVAAPDQAPRIRHLLQQVRLPAELATRRPLQLSGGQRQRVAIARAIASNPKVIVCDEPVSALDVSVQAQVLDLLADLQAELGLAYLFISHDLGVIRHVSDEVLVMRHGQVVEHAPVEQLFESPQHPYTQRLLGAVPRLPSAGVALQVPPLEPENAVLLFDESRLWKIAI is encoded by the coding sequence ATGAGCCACAAGACGCTGATCGTCGAAGGCCTGAGCGTGGAGTTCGCCGGGCAAAGCGTGGTGCGCAACCTGTCGTTCACTCTGGAACCGGGCAAGACCCTGGCCCTGGTCGGGGAATCCGGCTCTGGCAAGAGCGTCACCGCGCGCAGCCTGATCGGCCTGGCCGGAGAGGGCGCACAGGTGCGGGCACGGCGCCTGCACTACGGTGATCTCGATTTGCTGGCCTTGAGCGACCGCCAGTGGCGCCGAGTGCGCGGCAAGGACATCGGTTTCGTGTTGCAGGATGCCCTGGTTTCGCTCGATCCGCTGCGGCCGGTCGGCAAGGAAATTCTCGAAGTGCTGCAGACCCATGGTTGGGGCGATCGTGCTTCCCGTGCCGCGCGGGTGCTGCAACTGCTGGAACGGGTCGGGGTGCCGGAACCGGCCCTGCGCGCCCGACAGCGCTCGGGCGAGTTGTCCGGTGGATTGCGTCAGCGTGCGTTGATCGCCAGCGCCCTGGCACTTGATCCGGGCCTGGTGATCGCCGACGAGCCGACCACCGCACTGGACGCCACCGTGCAGGCGCAGATTCTCGGTGTACTGCAGGCGATCAAGGCCCAGGGCAGTTCGTTGTTGATCATCAGTCACGATCTGGCGGTGGTCGCGCAACTGGCCGACGAGGTGCTGGTGTTGCAGCACGGTGAAGTGGTGGAGCAGGGCAGCATGCATCAGGTGCTGACCGCGCCGCGCCATCCCTACACCCGCAGCCTGCTCGATGCGGTTCCGGCGGAGCATGAGCGCGGTACCCGCCTCAGCCCCGGTCAACCTGCCGCCACGCTCGCCCGCGCGCCACGGCTCGATCAGCCCGTGCTGTTGCACGCCCGTGGCCTGGGCAAACGCTATGTCGGGCCTGACCAGCACGTGCGCCAGGTGGTCGACGGCGTCGACTTCGAGCTGCGGGCCGGCCAGACCCTGGGCATCGTCGGTGAGTCCGGTTCGGGCAAGACCACCGTGGCGCGCATGGCCCTGGGACTGCTCGAAACGGACGATGGCCAGGTGCGCTTCCTCGATCAACCCTGGAATGGCAGCGCCGATGCACGGGTCGCCGAAAGCCAGCGCCGGGCGCTGCGACGTGACATCAGCGTGATCTATCAGGACCCGCTCAGTTCGTTCGACCCGCGCTGGAGCGTCGGGCAGATTCTCGCCGATGCGTTGGACGTGGCCGGCGTCGCAGCGCCTGATCAGGCGCCTCGTATTCGTCACTTGCTGCAGCAGGTGCGCTTGCCTGCCGAGCTGGCAACGCGACGGCCCCTGCAACTCTCCGGTGGCCAGCGCCAGCGGGTGGCGATTGCCCGCGCCATCGCCAGCAACCCCAAGGTGATTGTCTGCGACGAGCCGGTATCGGCGTTGGACGTCTCGGTCCAGGCCCAGGTGCTGGACTTGCTCGCCGACCTGCAAGCCGAACTGGGCCTGGCCTACCTGTTCATTTCCCATGACCTGGGCGTCATCCGTCATGTCAGCGACGAGGTGCTGGTGATGCGCCATGGGCAGGTGGTCGAGCACGCGCCGGTCGAGCAATTGTTCGAGTCGCCGCAGCACCCCTACACCCAACGCCTGCTCGGCGCCGTGCCACGCCTGCCCAGTGCTGGCGTGGCGCTGCAGGTCCCTCCACTGGAGCCGGAAAACGCCGTGCTGCTGTTCGATGAATCCCGCTTGTGGAAGATCGCCATTTGA
- a CDS encoding ABC transporter permease codes for MSDLILESPALPLRTQRRPLRIRLGASLVIGFLTLVIVAALAPQLFAHGDPLAIVPRDAFHPPGWAHWFGTDQSGRDIYSRVIHGARLSLFVGLAATALAMSIAIVLGLLGGLGGLRTDRSVGWLLEVLFAFPSLVLALLFVAIFGSGIGPLIIATGLGAAPGYARMVRGQVLAVRNAGYIEAARALGHPTRRIIWRQLLPNAMRPLIVTLTMGVGQAIVWASALSFLGLGARPPTPEWGTMLSMGRDFIANAWWLTFFPGLFIVLTTLSTTVAGRYLQQRLEGRLT; via the coding sequence ATGAGCGATCTGATTCTGGAGAGCCCGGCGCTGCCGCTGCGCACTCAACGTCGACCCCTTCGGATCCGTCTGGGCGCGAGCCTGGTCATCGGTTTCCTGACGCTGGTGATCGTGGCCGCGCTGGCACCGCAGCTGTTCGCGCACGGCGACCCGCTGGCCATCGTCCCGCGCGACGCCTTTCATCCGCCCGGTTGGGCACACTGGTTCGGCACCGATCAATCGGGTCGCGACATCTACTCACGGGTGATCCACGGCGCGCGCCTGTCGCTGTTCGTCGGCCTGGCGGCGACGGCGCTGGCGATGAGCATCGCCATTGTTCTCGGCCTGCTCGGCGGCCTGGGCGGGCTGCGCACCGACCGCAGTGTGGGCTGGTTGCTGGAAGTCCTGTTCGCCTTTCCCAGCCTGGTGCTGGCGTTGCTGTTCGTGGCCATCTTCGGCAGCGGCATCGGCCCGCTGATCATCGCTACCGGCCTGGGCGCCGCGCCGGGGTATGCGCGGATGGTCCGTGGGCAGGTGCTGGCGGTGCGCAACGCCGGTTACATCGAAGCGGCGCGCGCCCTGGGCCACCCGACTCGACGCATCATCTGGCGACAGCTGCTGCCCAACGCCATGCGCCCGCTGATCGTCACCCTGACCATGGGTGTGGGGCAGGCCATCGTCTGGGCCTCGGCGCTGAGCTTCCTCGGCCTGGGCGCGCGGCCGCCCACGCCGGAGTGGGGCACCATGCTGTCCATGGGCCGCGACTTCATTGCCAACGCCTGGTGGCTGACGTTTTTCCCTGGACTGTTCATCGTACTCACCACCTTGTCGACCACAGTTGCCGGTCGCTATCTGCAACAACGCCTGGAGGGCCGCCTGACATGA
- a CDS encoding ABC transporter permease, which translates to MTTTPVTVSSPDPRRQRLIRLGRRAAVRLGGGLLVLWAVATLTFFALRLMPGDPVQAILGGPSGNPTPETIAEVTREYGLDRPLAVQYGLYLVRLVQGDLGVSYSQHMPVTRVLAEQAGPTLELTLSALVLAWLLVLGLTVFTAGRRSWVGRLASLAETLCAALPHFWLGIVLLAVFAFGLRLFPPAGSDGWRTLVLPTIALAVPLAGFIGQVTRESLELTLDQPFVLTARTRGLSDAAVRFRHALRHAVLPGVSLSGWAIGALISGAVVIEVIFSRRGLGRQLYQAVQLQDLPLTIGISLVVAAGYVLANILVDLVYQWIDPRQKETLA; encoded by the coding sequence ATGACCACCACACCTGTAACCGTTTCGTCGCCGGACCCCCGTCGCCAGCGCTTGATTCGTCTGGGCCGCCGCGCCGCCGTGCGCCTTGGCGGAGGATTGCTGGTGTTGTGGGCCGTCGCCACGCTGACCTTCTTCGCCCTGCGCCTGATGCCGGGCGATCCGGTACAGGCCATCCTGGGCGGACCCAGCGGCAACCCGACCCCGGAGACCATCGCCGAGGTCACCCGCGAGTACGGCCTGGATCGGCCCCTGGCGGTCCAGTACGGGCTGTACCTGGTGCGCCTGGTGCAGGGCGACCTGGGGGTGTCCTACTCCCAGCACATGCCGGTCACGCGGGTACTGGCCGAGCAGGCCGGGCCGACCCTGGAGCTGACCTTGAGCGCACTGGTGCTGGCCTGGCTGCTGGTGCTGGGCCTGACCGTGTTCACCGCCGGCCGCCGCAGCTGGGTCGGGCGCCTGGCGTCCCTGGCTGAAACCCTGTGCGCGGCCCTTCCGCATTTCTGGCTGGGCATCGTGCTGCTGGCGGTGTTCGCCTTCGGCTTGCGCCTGTTCCCACCGGCGGGCAGCGACGGCTGGCGGACCCTGGTGCTGCCGACGATCGCGCTGGCGGTGCCGCTGGCCGGCTTCATTGGCCAGGTGACCCGCGAATCTCTGGAACTGACCCTGGATCAGCCCTTCGTGCTGACCGCGCGCACCCGTGGGCTGAGCGACGCGGCGGTACGCTTCAGGCACGCACTGCGGCATGCCGTGCTGCCCGGCGTGTCGTTGTCCGGATGGGCGATCGGCGCGCTGATCAGCGGCGCCGTGGTGATCGAAGTGATCTTTTCCCGCAGGGGGCTGGGCCGTCAGTTGTATCAAGCGGTGCAGCTGCAGGACTTGCCACTGACCATCGGCATCAGCCTGGTGGTCGCGGCCGGTTATGTGCTGGCCAACATTCTGGTCGACCTGGTGTACCAGTGGATCGACCCACGGCAGAAGGAAACCCTGGCATGA
- a CDS encoding ABC transporter substrate-binding protein, whose product MADIHPRSSATPHGSIAWASLLAVSLLVGGCDNHPTAAARTDTPVSGGTLIYATDREPTCLDPHVAGDMPQVFLAQQVLDSLVSMDADGRIGPWLAKSWDISPDGLTYTFYLRDDVRFTDGTPFNAEAVKANLDHMANPKTQSSTAGGYIRQYRRTDVLDTYTAQVHLATPYAAFLEVLAQGFLGIESPQALLRPRDVNCESPVGTGPFKVARWDRQSQVVLERNPHYNSAPPTAQHQGPAYLDRIVWKFIQEPSVRFASLQAGEVDVIEVLPPESHEAARRNPDLQLIIAQRPGNPTNGTLNIRRAPFNDIKVREAFVRSADIDGALQSVYFGEFPRAGGPLSKATRFYSPDFEHAQDYDPARAAQLLDEAGWTGRDEEGYRLKDGKRLQVTVVLGNRTPPSEFTLWEQVQATTRQAGIELIMEQMSDVQATKRQADWDYDIRVGYWNTNTADVLRIIFSSAFIQPAGVGGYHQNTAGFSDPQFDELVQRALATQDPSQRQALYHQAQAVASSQYLQLTTYPQSTRLGIYKTTQGVRLETSLAVTYLYDAWVNK is encoded by the coding sequence ATGGCAGACATTCATCCGCGTTCTTCTGCAACACCCCATGGCAGTATCGCGTGGGCCAGCCTGTTGGCCGTCAGCTTGCTGGTGGGCGGTTGCGATAACCATCCCACCGCTGCGGCACGCACCGATACCCCGGTCAGCGGCGGCACGCTCATCTATGCCACCGACCGCGAACCGACCTGCCTTGACCCGCACGTCGCCGGCGACATGCCGCAAGTGTTTCTCGCCCAGCAAGTCCTCGACTCGCTGGTGTCGATGGACGCCGACGGGCGTATCGGACCCTGGCTGGCGAAAAGCTGGGACATTTCGCCCGATGGCCTGACCTACACCTTCTACCTGCGCGATGACGTGCGCTTCACCGACGGCACGCCGTTCAACGCCGAAGCGGTCAAGGCCAACCTCGACCACATGGCCAACCCCAAGACCCAGTCGAGCACCGCGGGCGGCTACATCCGTCAGTACCGACGCACCGATGTGCTCGACACCTACACCGCTCAGGTGCACCTGGCCACACCCTACGCCGCGTTTCTGGAAGTGCTGGCCCAGGGCTTCCTCGGTATCGAATCGCCCCAGGCGCTGCTACGTCCGCGCGACGTCAACTGCGAAAGCCCGGTCGGCACCGGCCCGTTCAAGGTGGCGCGCTGGGACCGGCAAAGCCAGGTGGTGCTCGAACGCAACCCGCACTACAACTCGGCGCCGCCCACGGCCCAGCATCAGGGGCCTGCGTACCTGGATCGCATCGTCTGGAAGTTCATTCAGGAGCCTTCCGTGCGGTTCGCGTCACTGCAGGCCGGTGAAGTGGACGTGATCGAAGTCCTGCCGCCCGAGTCCCACGAAGCGGCCCGCCGCAACCCGGACCTGCAACTGATCATTGCCCAGCGCCCCGGCAACCCTACCAACGGCACGCTGAATATCCGCCGCGCGCCGTTCAACGATATCAAGGTGCGTGAAGCCTTCGTGCGCAGCGCCGACATCGACGGTGCGTTGCAAAGCGTCTACTTCGGCGAGTTTCCTCGCGCCGGTGGTCCGTTGAGCAAAGCCACCCGCTTCTACAGCCCCGACTTCGAACACGCCCAGGATTACGACCCGGCGCGCGCCGCCCAACTGCTCGACGAGGCCGGCTGGACCGGCCGTGACGAGGAGGGCTATCGCCTCAAGGACGGCAAGCGCCTGCAGGTGACGGTGGTGCTGGGCAATCGTACGCCGCCGTCGGAATTCACCCTGTGGGAGCAGGTGCAAGCCACCACGCGGCAAGCCGGCATCGAGCTGATCATGGAGCAGATGAGCGATGTGCAGGCGACCAAGCGCCAGGCCGATTGGGATTACGACATCCGCGTTGGCTACTGGAACACCAACACCGCCGACGTGCTGCGGATCATCTTCAGCAGCGCGTTCATCCAGCCTGCTGGGGTGGGCGGCTATCACCAGAACACCGCAGGCTTCAGCGATCCGCAGTTCGACGAGCTGGTGCAAAGGGCCCTGGCCACGCAGGACCCCAGCCAACGCCAGGCGTTGTACCACCAGGCGCAGGCCGTAGCCTCCAGCCAGTACCTGCAACTGACCACCTACCCACAAAGCACCCGGCTGGGCATCTACAAGACGACCCAGGGGGTTCGTCTGGAAACCTCGCTGGCGGTGACCTACCTCTATGACGCCTGGGTGAACAAATGA
- a CDS encoding REP-associated tyrosine transposase, whose translation MPNYTSKSLRLGRYSEPGRPYLLTTVVLARQPVFLDWSLGRHVVTELRRAQASGRVTSLAWVLMPDHLHWLIELHSSSLASVIREVKSRSARSFNRHTGRAGPLWQASFHDRALRREESVVAAARYVVANPLRAGLVERLGDYPLWDAVWV comes from the coding sequence ATGCCGAACTACACCTCGAAAAGCCTGCGTCTTGGCCGATATTCCGAGCCTGGACGTCCATACCTTCTCACCACCGTCGTGCTCGCACGGCAGCCTGTTTTCCTCGACTGGTCACTGGGTCGCCACGTCGTCACCGAACTGCGGCGGGCACAGGCCAGTGGGCGTGTAACTTCGCTGGCATGGGTACTGATGCCCGACCACTTGCACTGGCTGATCGAGTTGCACTCCAGCTCGCTGGCGAGCGTGATCCGCGAGGTGAAATCTCGCTCTGCGAGGTCTTTCAACCGGCACACCGGCCGCGCGGGACCACTCTGGCAGGCGAGTTTCCATGACCGCGCATTACGGCGTGAAGAGAGCGTCGTGGCCGCTGCGCGGTATGTGGTGGCCAATCCGCTGCGGGCTGGGCTGGTCGAGCGTTTGGGCGACTATCCGCTCTGGGATGCTGTGTGGGTCTGA
- a CDS encoding ABC transporter ATP-binding protein: protein MKPSYKERQHALRSWNIQSLPETPFAFARFFVGHFRGWYLAILLLQVVAVTCTVLVPWVLGQITRVVSTASAANLDWQTLGRPLLLFAGLLVLEVLCTRGATGAHIRVLPLQRRTVTHAVYAYLQRHSHRFVSSEFAGALAHKISEVSMGVGQALALLLFDLIPLLVTLTLAVAVLATASVWLALFMLGWSVAFITVCYFLAKRSHPLSQQYSAARSTSNGKVVDAVSNLTNIRLFARHSFEHRYLGDYLDRELKAAGRSFGYMEKIRWFQSICGMSLKVGMLLIALYLWRLGSIDIATFVMATSLSLLIITDVANLSRRFLDFFEATGNIANGVRTLIRPHEVVDEPDAQPLAAVRGAIEFRDVSFGYSPQKPVFEHLQLSIPAGQRVGLVGTSGSGKSSLLNLLLRLYDVNQGQVLIDGQDVRRVTQHSLHQQIGLIPQEPGLFHRSIAENINYGRLDASPQELAQAIHRAGASAFIDGMDQGAESLVGERGVKLSGGQRQRIAIARVLLKNAPILVMDEATSALDSITERFIQEKLDEIMQDKTVIVVAHRLSTVAHLDRILVFEDGRIIEDGSHDDLLAQQGQYFRLWSRQAQNPYDEELALA from the coding sequence TTGAAACCCTCGTACAAGGAACGTCAACACGCCCTGCGCAGCTGGAACATCCAGTCGCTGCCGGAGACGCCTTTCGCCTTCGCCCGTTTCTTCGTCGGCCATTTCCGCGGTTGGTACCTGGCGATCCTGCTGTTGCAGGTAGTGGCAGTGACCTGCACGGTGCTGGTGCCCTGGGTGCTGGGGCAGATCACCCGAGTGGTCAGCACCGCCAGCGCGGCCAATCTGGACTGGCAAACTCTGGGCCGGCCGCTGCTGCTGTTCGCCGGCCTGCTGGTGCTCGAAGTGCTGTGTACCCGCGGCGCCACCGGCGCGCATATCCGCGTCTTGCCACTGCAACGGCGCACGGTCACTCACGCGGTGTACGCCTACCTGCAGCGCCACTCCCATCGCTTCGTCAGCAGCGAATTCGCCGGCGCCCTGGCGCACAAGATCTCCGAAGTCTCCATGGGCGTGGGCCAGGCGCTGGCGCTGTTGCTGTTCGACCTGATTCCGCTGCTGGTCACCCTGACCCTGGCCGTGGCGGTATTGGCCACAGCGTCGGTCTGGCTGGCGCTGTTCATGCTCGGCTGGTCGGTGGCGTTCATCACCGTCTGCTATTTCCTGGCCAAGCGCAGTCACCCGCTGTCCCAGCAATACTCGGCGGCGCGCAGCACCAGTAACGGCAAGGTGGTGGATGCGGTGTCCAACCTGACCAACATCCGCCTGTTCGCCCGGCATTCGTTCGAACATCGCTACCTGGGCGATTACCTGGACCGCGAGCTGAAGGCCGCCGGCCGCTCGTTCGGTTACATGGAGAAGATCCGCTGGTTCCAGTCGATCTGCGGAATGTCGCTCAAGGTCGGCATGCTGCTGATCGCCCTGTACCTCTGGCGCCTGGGCAGCATCGACATCGCCACCTTCGTGATGGCCACCAGCCTGTCGCTGTTGATCATCACCGACGTCGCCAACCTGTCGCGGCGCTTTCTGGATTTCTTCGAGGCTACCGGCAACATCGCCAACGGCGTGCGCACCTTGATCCGGCCCCATGAAGTGGTGGACGAGCCCGATGCGCAGCCGCTCGCCGCGGTGCGCGGGGCCATCGAATTTCGCGATGTGAGCTTTGGTTATTCGCCGCAGAAGCCGGTGTTCGAGCATCTGCAGTTGTCCATCCCGGCGGGACAGCGGGTTGGCCTGGTCGGCACTTCCGGCTCGGGCAAGTCGTCGCTGCTCAACCTGCTGTTGCGTCTGTACGACGTCAATCAAGGGCAGGTGTTGATCGATGGCCAGGATGTGCGCAGGGTGACCCAGCATTCACTTCATCAGCAGATCGGCCTGATCCCTCAGGAACCGGGCCTGTTTCACCGCAGCATCGCCGAAAACATCAACTACGGTCGCCTGGATGCCAGCCCCCAGGAACTGGCCCAGGCCATCCATCGCGCCGGTGCGAGCGCGTTCATCGACGGCATGGACCAGGGTGCCGAGTCGCTGGTGGGTGAACGTGGCGTGAAGCTTTCCGGGGGGCAACGGCAGCGTATCGCCATCGCCCGGGTGTTGCTCAAGAACGCGCCCATTCTAGTGATGGACGAGGCGACTTCGGCGCTGGACTCGATCACCGAACGGTTCATCCAGGAGAAGCTCGACGAAATCATGCAGGACAAGACCGTGATCGTCGTCGCCCACCGGCTGTCGACGGTCGCCCACCTGGACCGCATCCTGGTGTTCGAAGACGGTCGCATCATCGAAGACGGCTCTCACGATGACCTGCTGGCCCAGCAGGGCCAGTACTTCCGCCTCTGGAGCCGCCAGGCCCAGAACCCGTACGACGAGGAGCTGGCGTTGGCGTAG